The Candidatus Rokuibacteriota bacterium genome segment GCGCCGCTCGGCTGAGTATGCAGCATGCCGCAGTCGATCAGGTCCTTCACATCGCGATGGCCCTGTGGCCTCCGTTATGACCATGATCGGGTTCTGGCAGGCCGGCAGCCGCCTTCGGATCTGGTTTCCGGTCCTCGGGATCTTCCTCGTGGCCTGTGCGGGCGGTCGGATCAGCGCTGGAGCGTACATGAATCAGGCCAAGGGCTTTGCAGTCCAGCTCCCGCTGGCGGGTTGGAACGTCGAGACGGATAAGGAACCGGACCTGTTATTGCGTCATGCGCATCGGCAGGCAGGGATCTCTATCCACGCCACCTGTGGCGGGATCCCACGCGATCGACCTTTGGAGATCGTCAGTCGGCACCTCTTCTTCGGCATCCGGGGGAAGCAGATCTTGTGGCAGGAACGCCGTACCGCCTCCCCGGAGGAGGCGCTGGAGGTGGTTCTGCGGGGCGAGCTGGGAGGCCGCGAGCTCCTCCTGCATGGCTATACCGTCAAGGGAGCCGGCTGTGTCTACGACCTGGTGCTGTTCGCTGCGCCCGAGGACTACTCGGACGTGAAGGGCGACTTCGAGGCCCTGGTTCGCGGCTTTCGACGATTGAGGGAAGAGACGCGATGAGGGGATTCCTCGGGTATCTCGGCGGGAGCGCGCTGTTGGCCTGCCAGGCGCTCCGTGAAGCGCTCCTCCCGCCCTACCGGTTCGGCCTCGTCGTGGCGCAGATCCATGCCATGGGAGTCCGCTCGGTGGTCCTGAGCGTGATTGCCGGGCTCTTCGCCGGGATGGTGATTGCCCTTCAGGGGGCGCATGAGCTGGAGCGTTTTGGGGCGACCCTCTACCTCGGCCCGGGAGTGGCCCGGTCCATGGTCCGGGAAGCGGGTCCGCTCATGGCGGCGCTCCTCATCGGGGGAAAGGTCGGAGCGGGGATCACGGCTGAGCTGGGGGCCATGAGGGTGACCGAGCAGGTCGATGCCCTTCGGGCCATCGGGGCGAACTACGTGAGGTTCCTGGTGGTCCCACGGGTGCTGGCGGGCCTGGTGGTCTTCCCGCTCCTCACCATCATTGCGAACGTCATCGGGGTCATCGGCGGGCTGCTCGTGGCCATGGTTCAGTTCCGGCTCGACTATATGCTGTACTGGAATACCATCTTCGACCTCACTACCTTTCGGGACTACTTCAGCGGTTTCGGGAAATCGGTGGTGTTCGGATTTCTGGTCGCCGTAGCCGGCTGCTACCAGGGCCTGACCTTTACGGGGGGGAGCACCGAGCTGGGGCACGCGACCACGGGCACGGTGGTGGCGATCGGGATTGCCGTCCTGGTGGCCGATTATCTCCTGACCCAGCTCTTTTTCCTCGTGTAACTGAGAAACCATGAAGGCGCTACAACTGGAGCGGCCAGAAATCCTCCGGCTCCAGGGAATCCACAAGGCCTTCAACGGTCATGGGGTGCTCGCCGGCGTTGACCTCAGTCTACGGGCTTGCGAGACGGTTAGCGTCCTCGGGGGGAGCGGCGCCGGCAAGACCACGCTCCTGCGGCTCATTGCCGGCCTCATCAAACCGGACCGCGGCCAGATCTTCCTCTTTGGGCAGGACAACGCCGCCCTGAACGAGCGGGAACTGCTCCCCCTCCGCAAGCGGATGGGGGTGGTGTTTCAGGGGGCAGCTCTCTTTGACTCCCTCACCGTCCGCGAAAATATCGCGTTCCCCCTCGGGGTTCACACGAAGGCAAGTGAGGGGGAGGTCCGCGACCGCGTGGCCGAGGTCCTGGAGCAG includes the following:
- a CDS encoding ABC transporter permease; its protein translation is MRGFLGYLGGSALLACQALREALLPPYRFGLVVAQIHAMGVRSVVLSVIAGLFAGMVIALQGAHELERFGATLYLGPGVARSMVREAGPLMAALLIGGKVGAGITAELGAMRVTEQVDALRAIGANYVRFLVVPRVLAGLVVFPLLTIIANVIGVIGGLLVAMVQFRLDYMLYWNTIFDLTTFRDYFSGFGKSVVFGFLVAVAGCYQGLTFTGGSTELGHATTGTVVAIGIAVLVADYLLTQLFFLV
- a CDS encoding ABC transporter ATP-binding protein, which encodes MKALQLERPEILRLQGIHKAFNGHGVLAGVDLSLRACETVSVLGGSGAGKTTLLRLIAGLIKPDRGQIFLFGQDNAALNERELLPLRKRMGVVFQGAALFDSLTVRENIAFPLGVHTKASEGEVRDRVAEVLEQVGLPGIEDQYPAELSGGMKKRVGIARALALQPDLLLFDEPTAGLDPRNARMICELIAGLRRDLCETSVVVTHDLHCAFMVSNQITLLHNGKVIEVAPPEAFRNSSRPEVQKFLEGAFN